One Microplitis mediator isolate UGA2020A chromosome 3, iyMicMedi2.1, whole genome shotgun sequence DNA segment encodes these proteins:
- the LOC130666113 gene encoding presequence protease, mitochondrial: MLQRFTMAKRALLAAPRAYYSTRPAQMPIINNNNKEDYKEGDELHGFVVNEISRIDEMYLDAIRLTHSKTGAQYLHLNRDDSNNVFSINFRTTPMDSTGVPHILEHMTLCGSKLYPVRDPFMKMLRRSLATFMNAMTGPDYTMYPFSTQNLKDYNNLQSIYADAVFRPLLRKLDFDQEGWRLEHTDLNDKNSPVIIKGVVFNEMKGVFNENQSIFAEKLLNYILPSHTYSVCSGGYPLDIPKLTYDALKNFHNKYYHPSNTKIYSYGNFDFKNNLKFLNDRYLNDFDKIDASISSVPSEIRWTEPRYKHVTCNNDPLAPNPERQSVIAIGYLCNDITDIQTTLELNIISELLLKGPTSAFYKSLIESDLSTGFGPFTGYDYQLKDTIFAVSLQGVKSDDFKTIEKVFHQTIDGVIENGFEKDHIDAVLHGIELKIKHQVSNFGMNLLFGLTPLWNHDGNLVDSMRINKLIKNFKMKLQQDDKYLNKVIEKYIKNNQHCLILTMSPDDNYQLNLQKAEDKLLEDKLNECSKDDLDKIYENGLILRNDQEKNQDLNILPTLKISDLKNDVDRYATSDILISHVPVQLSIQPTNGVSYYRGILSTNKLDDELKQLIPLFNTVIAKMGTEIHDYRSFDRLCQLKTGGLNFSSHVSENKDNIYSYEEGILISSYCLNHNYEEMWKLWSELFNKVDLENKERFETLVKVEASDLSNGIADAGHIYAMSSAASLISPVAKFKENISGLEYVSRIKKITQNNEFLSTLSKIKSIKNDVLNKSHLRTAINLSINDDNDKKNIIEGLREFYDGIDGQPDDDKSLKYTAGESLLLNDDKSGLEKGIHHIMPYNTNYTSKTLITVPYNDPDFAALRILSKLISSIYLLKEVREKEGAYGSGATVSSDGIFTFYSFRDPNSTKTFDTFDNTYDFLLNYNLKDTDLDESKLGVFQNLDMPIAPSDRGMKKFLMNLTDDDVQNQRMRLKNVSKDDIIRVAEKYLKPGVDGIKVGRAIIGPPNADLLDRKTQNWKIVEQ, from the coding sequence aTGTTACAACGATTTACTATGGCCAAGCGTGCGCTTCTTGCCGCTCCACGTGCGTATTATTCAACTCGTCCTGCACAAAtgccaataattaataataataataaagaagaTTACAAAGAAGGTGATGAATTACACGGTTTTGTTGTCAACGAAATCAGTAGAATTGACGAAATGTATTTAGATGCGATTCGCTTGACGCATTCAAAAACAGGAGCGCAATATTTGCACTTGAATCGGGATGACAGCAATAatgtattttctataaattttcgtACGACTCCAATGGACTCAACAGGAGTACCTCATATTCTTGAACACATGACACTGTGCGGAAGTAAACTCTATCCTGTACGTGATCCATTTATGAAAATGCTGCGCAGATCATTGGCAACATTTATGAACGCAATGACTGGTCCTGATTACACAATGTATCCATTTTCAACCCAAAATCTCAAAGACTACAATAATTTACAGTCAATTTACGCTGATGCGGTCTTCAGACCTCTTCTACGTAAGCTAGATTTCGACCAAGAAGGCTGGCGACTCGAGCACACTGATTTGAATGACAAAAATAGCCCGGTAATAATAAAGGGAGTTGtttttaatgaaatgaaaggagtttttaatgaaaatcaaTCTATTTTTGCTGAAAAATTACTGAATTACATCTTACCCAGTCACACATACTCGGTTTGTTCCGGTGGGTATCCGCTGGATATTCCAAAGTTGACCTACGAcgcgttgaaaaattttcacaacaAATATTATCATCCGTCAaacactaaaatttattcctaCGGTAACTTTGACTTCAAAAATaatctcaaatttttgaatgacagatatttaaatgatttcGATAAAATAGACGCAAGTATATCGTCAGTACCATCGGAAATTCGTTGGACGGAACCAAGATATAAACACGTAACTTGTAATAATGATCCTCTTGCTCCAAATCCTGAAAGACAGAGTGTCATTGCGATAGGATATCTCTGCAATGATATCACAGACATACAAACAACTCTTgaattaaatatcatttccgaattacttttgaaagGACCAACATCAGCATTTTATAAATCTCTGATCGAATCAGATTTATCAACTGGTTTTGGTCCTTTTACTGGCTACGATTATCAATTGAAAGATACGATATTTGCTGTCAGTTTACAAGGAGTTAAATCTGATGATTTTAAAACTATTGAGAAAGTCTTCCATCAAACAATTGACGGCGTAATTGAAAACGGGTTTGAAAAAGATCACATTGATGCTGTACTACACGGGAtcgaattgaaaataaaacatcaGGTATCGAATTTCGGAATGAATCTACTGTTTGGTCTCACGCCATTATGGAACCACGATGGTAATTTGGTTGACTCaatgagaataaataaattaattaagaacttcaaaatgaaattacagCAAGacgataaatatttgaataaagtaATCgagaaatatattaaaaataatcaacattGTTTGATATTAACGATGTCCCCggatgataattatcaattgaATTTACAAAAGGCCGAGGATAAATTACTtgaagataaattaaatgaatgttCCAAAGATGATctagataaaatttatgaaaacggTTTAATTTTGCGGAAtgatcaagaaaaaaatcaggatttaaatatattgccaacgttaaaaataagtgatttaaaaaatgacgttGATCGCTATGCCACAagtgatattttaatttcccatGTTCCGGTTCAATTGTCAATCCAACCGACAAATGGAGTTTCTTATTACCGCGGTATCTTAAGTACAAACAAACTTGATGATGAGTTAAAACAATTAATCCCATTATTCAATACCGTTATTGCTAAAATGGGAACTGAAATTCATGACTATCGTAGTTTTGATCGTTTGTGTCAACTAAAAACCGGTgggttaaatttttcaagtcatgTTTCGGAAAATAAAGACAATATTTATAGTTATGAAGAAGGAATTTTGATAAGTTCGTATTGTTTGAATCATAATTACGAAGAGATGTGGAAATTATGGagcgaattatttaataaagttGATCTAGAAAATAAAGAACGATTTGAAACTCTTGTAAAAGTAGAAGCTAGTGATTTATCAAATGGTATTGCTGATGCCGGTCATATTTATGCTATGAGCAGCGCCGCTAGTTTGATATCACCGGTAGCTAaattcaaagaaaatatatctGGGCTCGAGTATGTCAGtcgcattaaaaaaatcactcaaaATAACGAATTTCTGTCTACTTTGAGTAAAATTAAATCCATTAAAAACGATGTGTTGAATAAATCGCACTTACGCACGGCGATTAATTTGTCaattaatgatgataatgacaagaaaaatataattgaaggACTGAGAGAATTTTATGATGGCATTGACGGACAGCCAGATGATGATAAATCACTAAAATATACTGCTGGTGAATCATTACTattaaatgatgataaaagtGGTTTGGAAAAAGGGATTCATCATATTATGCCTTACAATACAAATTATACATCGAAGACATTAATAACTGTACCTTACAATGATCCTGATTTTGCTGCGCTGCgtattttatctaaattaataagttcgatttatttattgaaagaaGTCAGAGAAAAAGAAGGCGCTTATGGTTCTGGCGCGACTGTATCATCTGATGGAATCTTTACATTTTACTCATTTCGGGATCCAAACAGCACTAAAACATTCGATACATTTGATAATACCTATGACTTTttgcttaattataatttgaaagaTACTGATCTTGATGAATCTAAATTAggagtttttcaaaatcttgATATGCCCATCGCGCCAAGTGATCGTGGgatgaaaaagtttttgatgaATTTAACTGATGATGATGTACAGAATCAGAGAATGAGATTGAAGAATGTTAGTAAAGATGACATTATTAGGGTTGCGGAAAAGTATTTGAAACCTGGTGTTGATGGTATTAAAGTTGGAAGAGCTATTATTGGACCGCCAAATGCTGATTTGCTTGAtagaaaaactcaaaattggAAAATTGTTGAACAATAg
- the LOC130666116 gene encoding probable methyltransferase-like protein 25: MLKDFENYFENTVNLLNEFQWLFKYPVTKILVENFLNKFPDDWLQVLRQLTTEELNDLVNGKFVNGNWPPTLVSFVNKCNIFNKLPHPPTLPPTSAKLSEQLPHAFKIGLSQKKQYEILNLAKLVNDKCLEYNIRTIVDFGAGLGYIGQLLNYLYDYKVIGLESNLNNVKIAEKRQHSLYPESIEKVKFVNIKITTNDSDEEIKNKIKLLTNDEEFCLIGLHACADLSVNACKLFSKIETAKLLIIVSCCYHKLEVDDDNNFINFPVSQTLKNVINNSNNNCRYEEILHRPFLRLACQEPASRWDKMSKDLHDKHAFYVLSRAVIELFTYENNITLTKCVRKATRKSQCKNFETYLQDTIERYYFNGNSISNEGDDNKEFVETIMKLWELHEEKMNDVEIYTGLQLLLQAPAESLVLYDRYCWLIENNYLSEIVAVLSNVISPRCYATIGIKK; this comes from the exons atgttgaaagattttgaaaattattttgaaaatactgttaatttattaaatgaatttcaaTGGCTTTTCAAATATCCAGTTACTAAAATCctcgttgaaaattttttaaataaatttccggACGATTGGTTACAAGTTTTGCGACAATTAACTACAGAGGAGTTAAATGATCTCGTTAATGGTAAATTTGTAAATGGAAATTGGCCACCAACACTTGTAtcatttgttaataaatgtaatatatttaataaattaccacATCCACCAACACTTCCGCCGACTTCGGCTAAATTATCTGAGCAACTTCCGCATGCATTTAAAATTGGACTGAGTCAAAAAAAACAGtatgaaattttgaatctgGCTAAATTGGTTAACGACAAGTGCTTAGAATATAACATACGGACGATTGTTGACTTTGGAGCGGGTTTA gggTATATTGGccagttattaaattatttatatgactACAAAGTAATTGGATTAgagtcaaatttaaataacgtaAAAATTGCTGAAAAACGACAGCACTCACTGTATCCAGAATCAAtagaaaaagtcaaatttgtaaatataaaaataacaacaaatgattctgatgaagaaataaaaaacaaaataaaacttttgacAAACGACGAAGAATTTTGTCTTATTGGTTTACATGCATGCGCGGATTTGAGTGTAAATGcgtgtaaattattttcaaaaatagaaACGGcgaaattattgataattgtcTCTTGTTGTTATCATAAATTGGAagttgatgatgataataattttataaattttccagTATCACAGACATtgaaaaatgttataaataatagtaataataattgtagatATGAAGAAATTTTACACAGGCCCTTTTTAAGACTTGCATGTCAAGAACCAGCAAGTCGATGGGATAAAATGTCGAAGGATTTACATGATAAACATGCGTTTTATGTTTTATCCCGAGcagttattgaattatttacttatgaaA ATAATATAACTCTTACTAAATGTGTAAGAAAAGCAACAAGAAAATCTCAATGTAAAAACTTTGAAACTTATTTACAAGATACCATAGAGCGGTATTATTTCAATGGAAATTCAATATCGAATGAAGGTGATGATAACAAAGAATTTGTGGAAACGATAATGAAATTATGGGAATTGCACGaggaaaaaatgaatgatGTAGAAATTTATACTGGGTTACAATTATTGTTACAAGCACCAGCGGAATCATTAGTTTTATATGACCGATATTGTtggttaattgaaaataattatttatccgaaATAGTTGCTGTTTTAAGTAATGTTATTTCGCCACGATGTTATGCGActattggaattaaaaaataa
- the LOC130664456 gene encoding putative uncharacterized protein DDB_G0277255, translating into MNMNNHERPKIAQKSHRANEDGAFDSRKIKKECNEVICADGDVSKNSNIYDTTTGTTTTSNNLVINDDNSTPTSITTRERNSGSRLSNGFHPDIQDIIAAKLSTSNSHGLSLSAKNDKIRHLIEDSISEESKLRVQEIYLQVDQLKIDEKLLLYLKLPASLTNPGGTVDPLRQPLNPLGNRYEIHQTIMWIKTHLEEDPDVSLPKQEVYDEYNIFCIKNLMKPLSTADFGKVMKQVYPRVRPRRLGTRGNSRYCYAGMRKRVKLDTPTLPSIIGVTDEDDSEESLTEEMLGAASILIREWAESTLGHKFSSLSGLARHLVDNLCVDTRSLAAVCILSASVDVENSSNKILETPLKSSTPIGGKSGKLREAQIQLQKKLQQRDQKSRNSEAIVNQPKESNNGGSEIVKNSVGKSYKKSRTSLSQSPQTTNSTATVPIKSSSSSSSLITNRSRKLSRSCSQTSTISPQLNCDNSAGRTSVEPLNGSSNARSCTSTPNDSITSRDNILTATTNKNSRKRVSLDQARPSNETSPEKQAKLDGDSKNNDDSKLSLSSKLKQQNSNQQRANKVTVVSPGNLKFKKLDITDDNNVIKIVKCRDNNNILIDNNRIIKSNGRSSVYDKSIITPVIVDDTTSILIKDQISTLQDSNSNTTDTDNFIDNNKNDKLTTIDTDALDDYLNGGNNSQEPEEELLQYFKQSSSSSSDNDITSLSLINNCNSTITTACTNTAIINTTNSNIVTTDVDQTSRSDKVSQLRLILQQNLKDGTIKTTDIIKKQNNNDNINHINNNNNNSNNNNNNNNNQIGKRQVQKNDIILPTLLNNQNNNTNNNTNTNNNNNTNNNNNNNSRRRVSFETNVIEHNSQLINNNIPTINPVPPSPNTRRHIFNFTPISPGPHSPINGRASKPNSANASPFVSPRNTPVPRSRSNIANVYRSSRNNLKSYSRSNSCSATYICKNNTDNTDTFLVPTSSNETIKLSPSLSSASVPATTTATILGCNKTTQVQVCGNIGSITLGPDDNKSTLVCTSLLSDVNPQKQLLINYPSQENLLEIKNINNNNKSTTTPPAAAGILTSKPADQEISELLLNSVKQYNYNNSDNYYRSQSVPLHRMFNPTLVSPISMQFFSNNNSFNPSTSSSVVHTPVPSEYDDFGSITGQSDSYLLDQVDANFINDDQSFLIEDKAISSENINKIFDFFDEDNDKDLNNILNQQNNDAEDDDDDYEEDDDDHNHHHDDTNLIILNSLSSAANMGMQETMLDPSTLNPSSIDPFEKIIIHQQQSRSYPNTPLPNSVTTATTSTSTATTTPPPAAITASYHQSFTEDSNGPRSYPPTPSSHLIGSQDVYQETNEPMLSSPTLNSLNLHVTEHGNNDPTDNVCRNVSDLLETNFLTDGDDDDGLDPLSNFDGLQDVDSLAPLFNEVSDTNR; encoded by the exons ATGAACATGAACAATCATGAGAGGCCAAAAATTGCCCAGAAAAGTCACAGGGCCAATGAAGACGGTGCCTTTGActcgagaaaaataaaaaaagaatgcAATGAGGTTATTTGTGCCGATGGAGATGTCAGTAAAAACTCTAATATCTACGATACTACGACAGGAACAACtacgacgtctaataatttagtaattaatgaTGACAATTCGACACCAACATCAATAACAACACGCGAGCGTAATTCCGGTTCGCGTTTGTCCAATGGCTTTCATCCTGACATCCAGGATATCATCGCTGCTAAATTGTCAACCTCAAATTCTCATGGATTATCATTGTCAGCTAAAAATGATAAGATTCGACATCTCATTGAGGACAGTATCAG cgaGGAATCAAAATTGCGTGTTCAAGAAATTTATCTACAAGTTGATCAGCTAAAAATAGATGAGAAATTATTACTGTACCTGAAATTACCAGCGTCATTGACGAATCCTGGTGGTACGGTCGATCCATTGAGACAGCCGTTAAATCCTCTCGGTAATCGGTATGAAATTCATCAAACGATAATGTGGATTAAAACGCATCTAGAAGAAGATCCTGACGTTTCTTTACCCAAACAAGAAGTTTATGACGAATACAA cattttttgtataaaaaatctaatgaaACCTCTGTCGACTGCTGATTTTGGTAAAGTTATGAAACAAGTTTACCCGCGAGTACGACCACGAAGACTCGGTACTCGCGGTAATTCACGTTATTGTTATGCTGGGATGAGAAAACGAGTCAAACTTGACACTCCAACACTTCCTTCAATCATTGGTGTcacg GATGAAGATGATTCTGAAGAATCATTGACTGAAGAAATGCTTGGAGCAGCGTCAATTTTAATTCGCGAATGGGCTGAAAGTACACTAggtcataaattttcatcattaagcgGCTTGGCGCGTCATTTAGTTGACAATCTGTGTGTCGATACTCGATCGTTGGCTGCTGTTTGTATTCTCAGTGCCTCAGTGGATGTTGAAAATTCATCAAACAAaa TTTTAGAGACACCTCTCAAGTCATCAACACCAATCGGTGGTAAATCTGGAAAATTACGCGAAGCTCAAAtacagttacaaaaaaaacttcaacaaCGGGATCAAAAAAGTCGAAACTCCGAGGCGATTGTAAATCAGCCAAAGGAAAGTAATAATGGGGGTAgtgaaattgttaaaaattcagtaggtaaatcgtataaaaaaagtagaacTAGTTTGTCTCAATCACCACAAACTACAAATTCAACGGCAACTGTACCAAttaaatcatcatcatcatcatcatcattaattACAAATCGGTCTAGAAAATTATCAAGGTCTTGTAGTCAGACTAGTACGATATCACCACAACTGAACTGTGATAATTCAGCCGGGCGTACGTCTGTCGAGCCTTTAAATGGATCTTCAAATGCCAGATCTTGCACGAGTACGCCCAATGACTCAATTACCTCACGAGATAATATTTTAACAGcaacaacaaataaaaattcacggaAGCGTGTTAGTCTAGATCAAGCGCGTCCAAGTAATGAAACGAGCCCAGAAAAACAAGCGAAGCTTGACGGTGATAGCAAAAATAACGATGATTCAAAACTGTCCCTATCGTCAAAATTGAAGcaacaaaattcaaatcagCAACGTGCTAATAAAGTAACAGTTGTGTCACcaggtaatttaaaatttaaaaaactcgaTATTACTGACGATAACaatgttataaaaatagttaaatgccgtgataataataatatacttatAGATAATAATCGTATTATAAAATCTAATGGTCGTTCTAGTGTTTATGATAAAAGTATAATAACTCCTGTTATTGTTGACGATACTacaagtattttaataaaagatcaaataTCTACTTTACAagatagtaatagtaatactactgatactgataattttatagataataataaaaatgataaactgACTACTATTGATACCGACGCACTTGATGATTATTTAAACGGTGGTAATAATTCTCAAGAACCTGAAGAAGAATTACTACAATATTTCAAACAATCAAGTTCATCAAGTTCTGATAATGATATTACCTCattgtcattaattaataattgtaatagtACTATTACCACTGCTTGTACCAATACCGCTATTATCAATACcactaattcaaatattgTTACAACTGATGTTGATCAAACATCAAGATCTGATAAAGTATCACAGCTACGTTTAATATTACAACAGAATCTCAAAGATGGTACAATTAAAACAAcggatattattaaaaaacaaaataataatgataatattaatcatattaataataataataataatagtaataataataataataataataataatcagatAGGAAAACgtcaagtacaaaaaaatgatattatattaccaacattattaaataatcagaataataatactaataataatactaatactaataataataataatactaataataataataataataattcacgtAGACGAGTTAGCTTTGAGACAAAtgttattgaacataattctcagctaataaataataatataccaACAATAAATCCAGTACCACCAAGTCCAAATACACGTcgtcatatatttaattttactccaaTATCACCAGGACCTCATTCACCAATAAACGGACGTGCATCAAAACCTAATTCAGCAAATGCTAGTCCTTTTGTATCACCACGTAATACACCAGTACCACGATCAAGAAGCAATATAGCTAATGTATATAGATCATCacgtaataatttaaaatcatattcaCGGTCAAATTCATGTAGTGCaacatatatttgtaaaaataataccgATAATACTGATACGTTTCTCGTACCAACGAGTAGCAatgaaacaattaaattgtcacCATCATTGTCATCAGCATCAGTACCAGcgacaacaacagcaacaataTTGGGGTGTAATAAAACAACTCAAGTACAAGTTTGTGGTAATATTGGATCAATAACATTGGGACCAGATGATAATAAATCAACATTAGTGTGTACATCATTATTATCAGATGTTAATCCACAAAAacaattacttattaattatccaagtcaggaaaatttattagaaattaaaaatataaataataataataaatctacGACGACACCGCCAGCAGCTGCTGGGATACTGACTAGCAAACCAGCAGATCAAGAAATAagtgaattattattgaatagtGTAAAACaatacaattataataatagtgataattattatcgttCGCAGTCAGTACCATTGCATCGTATGTTTAATCCAACGCTAGTGTCACCGATAtcaatgcaatttttttcaaacaacaACAGCTTCAATCCATCGACAAGTAGTTCTGTTGTACATACACCGGTACCCAGTGAGTATGATGATTTTGGTTCAATAACTGGACAGTCAGATAGTTATTTGTTGGACCAAGTTGAtgctaattttataaatgatgATCAGTCATTCCTCATTGAAGACAAAGCAATATCATCcgaaaatataaacaaaatatttgatttcTTCGACGAGGACAATGACaaagatttgaataatattCTAAATCAACAAAACAATGACGCTGAGGATGATGATGACGACTATGAAGAAGACGATGATGATCATAATCACCATCATGATGATACCAATTTAATTATACTCAACTCGTTATCAAGTGCTGCTAATATGGGCATGCAGGAGACGATGCTCGATCCTTCGACATTGAACCCTTCGTCTATTGATccgtttgaaaaaataataatacaccaGCAACAGTCTAGATCGTATCCTAATACACCACTGCCTAATTCTGTAACGACAGCAACTACGTCAACGTCAACAGCAACAACGACCCCACCACCAGCAGCAATAACGGCATCTTATCATCAGTCATTCACGGAAGACAGCAATGGACCACGTTCTTATCCGCCAACACCTTCGTCGCATCTTATAGGGTCTCAAGATGTTTATCAAGAAACAAATGAACCGATGCTGTCAAGTCCGACAttgaattcattaaatttacatGTTACTGAGCATGGTAACAATGATCCAACGGATAACGTTTGTAGAAATGTTAGCGATTTATTAGAAACAAATTTTCTTACTGACGGGGACGATGACGATGGACTTGATCCGctaagtaattttgatgggtTGCAAGATGTTGATTCATTAGCACCGTTATTTAATGAAGTATCTGATACTAATCgttga